The DNA sequence TTCCAACTCCCAAGAACATAGAATGGTGGCATGGGCTCAAGTTGTGGCGCTGTGAACACGACAGCACCCTAGTATGGGTTGAAGTTGGCGCGGTGTGCAATGTTGATGCAACTTTTCACAATCAACAATTACATTATCGATTTCAatcttcaataattaatttatattaattatcaatatcaaatatatatataattaatttataattactattaaatagacttaattctttatattagtattagaattttgataatttgtgCAAACATATTATTCACTTAATTATTAGTGGCACGAACCAAAAAAACGAATATACGAGATtgaatttctaaattaaaaaaattacatataagttATATGTTTAGGTGGTccaacatttattttattatatatacttagtACCTAAGTTTTgcaattcaagaaaaagaaaaagaaaaagggaatatGGTATGGAGAGGAATGAGTGAAAGAATGAGAATGAGACGAATATTAAAGTAAAACTGGCGCCGACCTTCCTCTAAAAGCGCATTTTCCCACCTTCCATCATTGCGTGCTCCAGcgctttctctctctcacacacactcacactcacactcacacacgGCACGGAACGGAATAAACCTTTCTCTCTCCTCACCAGAGATTGTTCAACAACAAACGCGCAAAGGCCTCCTTACAGAACTCCCCAGAACTCATCAAAACTTAAAGGCGTTGCTTGCACGATCTCTCTCTCgaccaacaacaacaacaaacatatattaaatattaatacttAAGAATGgaagattaaaattatgtgaAGACTTTGATTGTATATGGAAAAGGTGGggcttcttcttcctctgctTTAGGATGTCTTGATTCTGTTTCTTGGATGGCCCTCGtttgatttcatttcttcctAACGTTTTTCCTTTGCTTTGCGGTTAAGCAGTGACGAAGGAAAGAAGGGGGCTTCAGCAGGGAAGGGGGATAGGTACGCGGATTCTTGGACTTCTTGATTGTCCCATCATTAATGCATTGTAACCTCCTTTTTCTTATGTGTCTATCGTGGGTTatctgtttttattttttagttttacataGTTCTATGTCTGGGGGATGTTGGAAGGTAGTCTTTTGATGCTGCAGCAATTTCAAGAGCCACTGAATCGGTTATAGGCTGTTTTTTGCCTTAATGTTTTGGACGAGAATTTGTTcgaagatttatatttttagcgGTGATCGTGTGATTGTTGGTTGATTGGATTACTTCTTTTGCAAGTCTTGTTGTAGATTTTGTAATTGGCTTTCTGTGAGTTGCCTCGTCTTCAATTTGCCTTTGGTTTCTTTAGGAAAAGGTACGTCTCCCAGGGTGATTGACTGGTTTTAGACAAGTTGCAAGGTGCTTGTTTGTGTGTTATATACTACTTAATGATGACAAATCAGAATTCCTGTCTTTAATGGGATCAAGAATTGAACTTCTGGATTTCCCCATCCAGACTGGAGTTTATTTTCATCTCTTAGAGATTGTTAgccaaatttaatattttgtttgttgtatATCAATGAAATTGCATGTTCAAACCTCTGGAACAATAATGGAAGGAGAGACATTCGTCAATCATTTCATTTGCATTGTGCATTTGGTTTCGTGAATGAATTCGTGCTGAGGCCGGAGAAGAGTGTTATTAGCATACGTTGCtagtttgttttttctttcaattggAATAAACATGTGTATTACGTTAGTATGTAGTGATCATACTTTTTAGAATCTTTATACTTTCTTTGTTCTGCCAATAAGTGTTTTTGGTCTTAACTGTTTGATGTGGCAACCAAATCATCTCtcatttagtcctatatgtaTTGTTCTTCAAATGCCAACAGTGGGATTAAGTCTTTATTGTGGTTTTGATTTGGTGTTGCATTTCCTGGAACTTTATTGATTTTGCATCTTGCGAATTGTTAAGTTGACTGTTTGATATTTCCAGGACGAGGAATGtgttgaaatttttctttttgtaaaggCAGTTTGGTCATATCCCAATGCTAAGTGCATATGGCATTGAAAATAAGCTAGCAGGGATGCTTTCAGCTTTCAGTCTGTTTTCTTTcttcgttgtaatttatgattattaatgGGTTTGGACGGAGTTTATCGTAACCTTGCAAGTATGTTAAGGTGGAGCGTCTTCGAGAAATCATAAACTACTGCAACTTATTCACCAAATTCTTAAGAATGAGAGGGTCGAATATTACTCATTTTCTACATCTAAATCGAGTACTTTttggaaatattatttttcttgaagtgTTTGCTTCTTATACAGCATTATAACTTTCTTAATGCAGTTACATTTGATCACTTGTatgtatctttttatttgcAGGATTTTGGGTTTTCCAGAACTGTCCATTTCATGGCTGAAGGAAGTATTGATTCATTGGTAACCCCTGAAAAACGTGAATTGGATGGCAGGATCATAAGCAGAAATTCTGCTGGGAGTTCGGGGTCTCTGAATGATGTACACAGCACTCATGCCCGTTGTAGCAGAGCATTCTCTGGTTCATACCATGCTGGGGATGGTTTAACTAGACATTCAACCGTGAAATCAGATTCCGCGAGTGGTAGTCAAAATGTGGTTCCTCATTATCTTAGAGCTTCCACTGGTTCTTGCCATGATTTCTGTAAATATGGAAGAAAACATTCGTTTGAAAATGAGGCAAGGAAGCCTCTACGAAAGAGAATTACAAAATGTTTTACTTATGAGCTGAATCCTGTGCGGATGATAGTTTCTGATGAGCggaagaaggaaaaggttGTTAACTATAAGCCTCCAGCAGATGGCCAGAACCTTCCACCTGACCTGAAGCCGTCTCCTAGTACCAAATCCTGTTCCCCAGATCCCAAGACATCCTCGGACAAGGGAAAGGTTGTCAAGCAGAAGTCTTTGACAAGTACCAAGAACCATTCACCTAACCTGAAGCCTTCTCCTGATATCAAATCCTTTTCACAGAAACCCAAAACGTCCTCGGATGTTAAAACTTATTCGGCGGGAGAAAATGCTTCACCTGTTAGAAGGACCCTTTTGCCAAAAAACAAGCCTTCATCTTCTAAGAAATTCCCTTCACCTGATCCCCCTGAAATCATTAAGAGTGTAGTCTTTCCATCTAAAAGAGTTGAAGTTCCTGCAGAATCAGCTTCCCCGACAGATAATAAAATGTCAAGACCTGAGAAAAAGACAACTTATCCGTCCAAGCAGCATATGGCTCCCGTAAAGTCAAAAGCGGTTATGGTCGAATCACCTTCTTCTTCTGACAATTCAGATGGTATACGTGGAAAAGGGAGAAGAAACAGTGATGCCAAAACAGTCCGAGATATAACAGCGTACAAAGCATCTGCAAAGAAAATATTGGCACCTCGTGCTGTTACCCAGCCCCCTAAAAGTTCCCCCATTAAGACAGCATCCGCTAGATCAAGAAAAGCTGGAAACTTGAAGTTGATTACTCCTGTGGAGGATTGGAATCGGATACGCAAGGTCAAGACTAAGTCATCCGACAATGAGAAAATTTCCGAGAAAACCTTGCATGCCATCGAGAAGTTTCCTGTGAAAGATCAGATACGCAAGGTTAAGACTAAGCCATTCGACAATGAGAAAGCTTCCGGGAAAACCTTGCTTGCCATCGAGAAGGAAATTCAAAACAGTGTCTCTCAATCCATTCCCCATGATCATTCTGATTCATCACTTCCATCTACATCCTCAGCTGATTCACTGTGTCATGCAAAATCTTCCTCTTTGCCAGGCCACGAACAACATAACGAAGGGACAGAGAATAGTGTTGGTGAAGCGGACAAGTTGATCTCTGACAGCAATGAGTCACTGGTGAAGCAGACAAGTGTTGGTGAAGCAGACCAGTTAATCTCTGACAGCGATGAGTCTCTGGAGACTGGCAATCCTGTGAAAGAGCATCACACCAAGACTCTAAGAAAGGCTAGGGTGGTTGTTTctgaaaacaaatattcatcTCCTGTGAAGTTAAAGTTCAGGAGTGGGAAGGTAGTGGATCTTCAGTCAGATAATAATGGCCCCAGGAGACTCAGATTTAGGAGGGCAAGAGTCCTCAGGGCAGAAGATGGCAAGGCTGATCTCAGGGGGAGAATCTTTAAAAAGACTGGAGTCAAAGATGATGCTAATGGTGTTTCCTCGCATAAGGTCATTTTAAACCACCAAGATGTGCAGGGGAAAAGAGATGCTAAAGGTTTACTCAACAATGTGAGTGAAGAAACAGCAAGTAAACTTGTTGAAAGCAGGAAAAGTAAGTTTCCTCTGAAGGATCGAAAGCGGATACGCAAGGTCAAGACTAAGCCATCTGACAATGAGAAGGTTTCCGAGAAAACCTTGCATGCCATCAAGAAGGAAACTCAGAACAGTGTCGTTCAGTCCATTCCCCATGACCATGCTGCTGCATCGCTTCCACCTACATCCTCAGGCGAGTCACTGTGTCATGAAAAACCAGGCCACGGACAAGATAATGAAGGGACTGAGGAAAGTGTCGGTGAAGCAAGTGAGTTAACCTCTGGCAGTGATCAGTCTCTGGAGACTGGCAAGCCTGTGAAAGACCAAACTAAGACTCTGATAAAGAGTAGGGTGGTGGTGTCTGAAAACAAATATTCCTCTCCTGTGAAGTTAAAGTTCAGGAGCGGGAAGGTGGTGGATCTTCAGTCAGATAATAATGGCCCCAGGAGACTCAGATTTAGGAGGGCAAGAGGTCTCGGGGCCGAAGACGGTAATGATTTGAGGGGGAGATCCTTTAAAAAGACTGGAGTCAATGCTAGTGGTGGAGAGGTTTCCTCCGGAAAGGTCGTTTTAAAGCACCNNNNNNNNNNTTACTCAATAATGTAATCGAAGAAACAGCAAGTAAACTTGTTGAAAGCAGGAAAAGTAAGGTTAAAGCCCTGGTTGGAGCTTTTGAAACAGTGATCTCCCTCCAGGAGAGTAAACCTTCTTCACAGACCGTCACTTGTACTCAATAACATATCATCATGTTTCTGACAGTTTGAAGCAATTTAAAGAGAACAATACAAGGGTGTGAATAGTGGAGTGGCATTTCGCGAGTTTCTGGTACTGCCAATATAGGTTATAATTAGAAAGCCTCGGAGGCCTCGTTGCAATGTGTGGTCGTGCCTGGTGGTTTTGATGTGGCTTCGAAACCTTTCCGTAGGGTAAGCttgttctttcttctttcttctcagaTTTTAGACTGaagggaagaggaagaaggagaaCTTCAAGGTCTGGACAAGAGTGGAGTTATTTTCCTTGAGTTTGCGACAGTTGACTTTGAAGATCTGAATGCTTGGTTTTGTATTGACAGATTTACAGATTTTGTGTTGGTTTTCTTGACATTTTGTCTGGTTTCAAATGTGTTCCAGACAAATTATAACTTTGATGAATGCTTGTTATGGGTATGCTGGATGTGGGCTTCTTCTTATGAATAACAGAGAGCAACTTTTCTTGACCATTTTCTGCCTAGCAACTGTTGAAGAACTACAACAGATTATCAAGAATTCATTTCATTCTCCAAAGTCAGTCTTGCAACTCCTCCAAGAGTCCTCATAACTCGCAACTACTTGAAATTGTAATATGGAACGGTGGTATGATTTTCAAAACTGAAGCAAAATCACAATTACGTTTggataaaagaatttgaatttaaactgagtatttaaaataattttggtaacTCATTAATcaaaacagtttaaaatatatcaatattttataaaatataattcaaataaaagtagaaatattTTGGTTACTTTCTAAAGAAAGAATCCACTCTTGTAcggtttttgtttctttgagCAAAATCCtctgatatttttattactcaATGATGTTTCCTTAATGTCCAAGTGAGCTGATATTGCCACCATATCATCAATTCTAATATAAAtatcgaatttttttaaaatttatcataattacatattttatgtggtttgaaaaattataaatatttttttaaacttaataactatataacaaaaattctctcttaaCAACCTATTATAAGGGATATTTATCAAAGGATcgttaatttcaaaaagatattttttagacaataaaaaattatttataattataacaaatatcaaaaaagtcttttataatttacccttagtTCTAATATCTCAATTTGTATTTTAGGggatacaaattttaaatggaagtaaaaaaaCTTTGGTATTAAACTCCcattcttgaaataataattttattgaagacataattttgaaaaaaaaaatttgtttttgcaTGTCGACCCAATAAAGGGTGAATATCACAGTGCAAATTCTCATCAACTTGATGTCTGTGACCTAAGAAATTGAAGGACCAATGAGTTAACAAATAAGGAAAATAATGGCCTTTAAATTTCCACATAagcaaaaagataaaatgtaCAAATCACTGAAAAATAAACGATTGGTCCTTTTCTAGCTTAAAACAATACTCCTCACTCCTCTCTCTGTGTTTATCATATACCAGagatattctttttaattatttttttaatatattgtgtgtatatatgtatatatatatttttttattttttttttcctttcttgttcAAGATATGCTACGTCGGAGGCCGGCTCACGACTTCATATTTGGCTTTGGCGAAATCCCTGAGAATAATATTTCCAAGCTGaagattgattttttattttctgggCCGAAATTGTTTCTGCTAAATAGATACAATCTCcagcaattttttttgtatgttatCAGGAAATTTTATCGGCCTCGGAATTTGCCCTTTGGCATTATATGCCGATCCTCCCAATCTTGGTTTGCTTGTTCGTGCAGCTGAA is a window from the Sesamum indicum cultivar Zhongzhi No. 13 linkage group LG15, S_indicum_v1.0, whole genome shotgun sequence genome containing:
- the LOC105177358 gene encoding uncharacterized protein LOC105177358 (The sequence of the model RefSeq protein was modified relative to this genomic sequence to represent the inferred CDS: added 201 bases not found in genome assembly), whose protein sequence is MAEGSIDSLVTPEKRELDGRIISRNSAGSSGSLNDVHSTHARCSRAFSGSYHAGDGLTRHSTVKSDSASGSQNVVPHYLRASTGSCHDFCKYGRKHSFENEARKPLRKRITKCFTYELNPVRMIVSDERKKEKVVNYKPPADGQNLPPDLKPSPSTKSCSPDPKTSSDKGKVVKQKSLTSTKNHSPNLKPSPDIKSFSQKPKTSSDVKTYSAGENASPVRRTLLPKNKPSSSKKFPSPDPPEIIKSVVFPSKRVEVPAESASPTDNKMSRPEKKTTYPSKQHMAPVKSKAVMVESPSSSDNSDGIRGKGRRNSDAKTVRDITAYKASAKKILAPRAVTQPPKSSPIKTASARSRKAGNLKLITPVEDWNRIRKVKTKSSDNEKISEKTLHAIEKFPVKDQIRKVKTKPFDNEKASGKTLLAIEKEIQNSVSQSIPHDHSDSSLPSTSSADSLCHAKSSSLPGHEQHNEGTENSVGEADKLISDSNESLVKQTSVGEADQLISDSDESLETGNPVKEHHTKTLRKARVVVSENKYSSPVKLKFRSGKVVDLQSDNNGPRRLRFRRARGLGAEDGNDLRGRSFKKTGVNASGGEVSSGKVVLKHQDVQGKRDAQGLLNNVIEETASKLVESRKSKVKALVGAFETVISLQESKPSSQTVTCTQ